From a single Fusarium fujikuroi IMI 58289 draft genome, chromosome FFUJ_chr03 genomic region:
- a CDS encoding probable TOP1-DNA topoisomerase I, whose translation MSYSSDDDRPLARANGHRLSSSKISRAEDDALDQPVSKQAAKMAGLSVRNGPLEDAMDIDEPATNGASKRKSRTSISKVNYKDDESSDDAAPLAKRQKKQANRVPQSDSDDEPIARARGKKLPPSYDETALPESSGDDDEPLSVKLAQKKRDMEKEAEKQAKVIRAKERAKKPAAKNAVKDESDDDVPLAKSSASKRRSNGTAAKRKSNGVKKEESDSDAPISKKAKAKPTSSAKKAVKAESKKASESEDEDEYAWWNAPKKENDDIKWTTLEHNGVLFPPDYEPLPKHVKMLYDGQSVTLAPEVEEVATFWVAMMTPASSHHLENPVFRKNFFEDFKEYCDKYGVRDAQGKKVAVKSLEKCNFDKIYAYWSEKVEQNKSKNMTKEEREAAKAKKDALEAPFTHCLWDGRKQKVGNFRVEPPSLFRGRGEHPKTGKVKQRVQPEQITINIGKGAKVPEPPKGHKWKAVQHDQKATWLAMWQENINQNYKYVMLGADSDIKGQSDFKKFEKARELKKHIDRIRKDYTKELKSEIMADRQRATAMYLIDKMALRAGNEKDTENEADTVGCCSLKYEHITLEPPNKVTFDFLGKDSIPYRETAIVEPQVFKNLKLFKKAPKTTGDDLFDRLNTAQLNRHLTGYMKGLTAKVFRTYNASWTMSELLRKLASDPRSRGTVAEKVKLYNDCNREVAVLCNHKRTVGAGHEQQMAKLGDRIKGLRYQQWRTKMMILDIESSYKKKKGAAWFERDEELNDEWVKEHQQFLLEEQRTKITKKFEKDNEKRKADKEKPLPEKELKERLQAVKEMEAKFKKENKTKKVEAEGRGVTVDKLLKAVDKFDERIKTLELQAQDRDGNKEVALGTSKINYIDPRLTVVFSKKFDVPIEKFFSKTLRDKFRWAIKSVEDEDDWTF comes from the exons GGACATCGATGAACCGGCTACCAACGGAGCTAGCAAACGTAAATCGCGTACCTCTATCAGCAAGGTCAACTACAAGGACGATGAGTCGAGTGATGATGCTGCCCCTCTG GCCAAGCGGCAAAAGAAGCAAGCCAATAGAGTTCCCCAATCCGACTCCGACGATGAACCCATTGCAAGAGCCCGAGGAAAGAAACTCCCCCCTTCCTACGACGAGACTGCCTTGCCCGAGTCCTCtggagatgacgacgagCCCCTTAGTGTGAAGCTCGCGCAAAAGAAGCGCGACATGGAGaaggaagctgagaagcaagCCAAAGTCATAAGAGCCAAAGAAAGAGCCAAGAAGCCTGCGGCAAAGAAcgctgtcaaggatgagtcCGATGACGATGTCCCACTTGCAAAATCCTCAGCGAGTAAGCGTCGATCTAACGGAACTGCTGCGAAGCGAAAGTCGAATGGTGTCAAGAAAGAGGAGTCAGATTCGGATGCACCCATctccaagaaggccaaggctaaACCGACCTCatctgccaagaaggccgtcAAGGCAGAATCCAAGAAGGCCAGTGAGAgtgaggacgaagatgagtATGCTTGGTGGAACGCACcaaagaaggaaaatgatgatatcaagtgGACAACTCTTGAGCACAATGGCGTTCTTTTCCCGCCTGACTACGAGCCTTTGCCCAAGCACGTCAAGATGCTCTACGATGGACAATCAGTTACTCTTGCTcccgaggttgaagaggttgcCACCTTTTGGGTTGCCATGATGACTCCTGCATCCTCCCATCACCTAGAGAACCCTGTTTTCCGCAAAAACTTCTTCGAAGATTTTAAAGAATACTGCGACAAGTACGGTGTTAGAGATGCACAGGGAAAGAAGGTCGCCGTCAAATCGCTCGAAAAATGTAACTTCGATAAGATTTACGCATATTGGAGCGAGAAGGTGGAGCAAAACAAGTCCAAAAAcatgaccaaggaggagagggaggctgcgaaggcgaagaaggatGCCCTTGAAGCCCCCTTCACTCACTGTTTATGGGATGGTAGAAAGCAGAAGGTTGGCAACTTCAGAGTCGAGCCTCCCAGCTTGTTCCGTGGACGTGGTGAACATCCCAAAACCGGCAAAGTCAAGCAGCGTGTCCAACCCGAAcaaatcaccatcaacatcggCAAGGGTGCCAAGGTCCCCGAACCTCCCAAGGGACACAAGTGGAAGGCCGTGCAGCACGACCAAAAGGCAACCTGGTTAGCCATGTGGCAGGAAAACATCAACCAAAACTACAAGTACGTCATGCTTGGAGCTGATAGCGATATCAAAGGCCAGAGTGACTTCAAGAAGTTTGAGAAGGCACGGGAACTCAAAAAGCACATCGACAGGATTCGCAAGGACTACACCAAGGAGCTTAAGAGTGAAATAATGGCAGATCGTCAACGAGCCACTGCCATGTATCTGATCGACAAAATGGCACTTCGAGCTGGTAACGAGAAAGACACAGAAAACGAGGCCGACACTGTGGGTTGCTGCTCTCTCAAGTACGAGCATATCACACTTGAACCTCCAAACAAGGTTACATTCGATTTCCTCGGAAAGGACAGTATTCCGTACAGGGAAACTGCCATTGTTGAGCCTCAGGTCTTCAAGAACCTGAAGCTTTTCAAGAAGGCACCCAAGACTACAGGAGATGATCTCTTCGACCGCCTCAAC ACGGCTCAGCTGAATAGGCATTTGACCGGCTACATGAAAGGTCTGACCGCCAAGGTTTTCCGTACCTACAACGCTTCCTGGACAATGTCAGAACTGCTCAGGAAGCTCGCTTCGGATCCTCGCTCCCGCGGCACAGTTGCTGAAAAAGTAAAGCTGTACAACGACTGCAACCGCGAGGTTGCCGTTCTGTGCAACCATAAGCGAACCGTTGGTGCTGGGCACGAGCAGCAAATGGCCAAGCTTGGTGACAGG ATTAAAGGCCTCCGCTACCAGCAATGGCGTAcaaagatgatgattctCGATATTGAATCTAGttacaagaagaagaagggtgccGCCTGGTTCGAGAGGGATGAAGAATTAAATGACGAGTGGGTCAAGGAACACCAGCAATTCTTACTTGAGGAGCAGCGTACAAAGATCACCAAGAAATTTGAGAAGGACAACGAAAAGCGCAAGGCGGACAAGGAGAAGCCTCTTCCCGAGAAGGAGCTGAAAGAACGTCTTCAGGCTGTTAAGGAGATGgaagccaagttcaagaaggagaacaagaccaagaaggttgaggctgaaggcAGAGGCGTTACTGTCGACAAGCTTCTAAAGGCTGTGGACAAGTTTGATGAACGCATCAAGACGCTAGAGCTTCAGGCCCAGGATCGTGATGGCAACAAGGAGGTAGCCCTCGGCACCTCAAAGATC AACTACATTGATCCTCGCCTTACAGtggtcttctccaagaagtTCGACGTTCCTATCGAAAAGTTCTTTTCCAAGACTCTTCGTGACAAGTTCCGATGGGCCATCAAgtctgttgaggatgaggatgactggACCTTCTAA